One stretch of Tenrec ecaudatus isolate mTenEca1 chromosome 18, mTenEca1.hap1, whole genome shotgun sequence DNA includes these proteins:
- the SPMIP8 gene encoding sperm microtubule inner protein 8, translating into MAQIVDLVPWDDSCSFTYACPAILLPVEPQRHSLASVKHQLYHPALPSLRRMDMDNVRACLSDEHCQSSTYCSKDEFDNAHCTLLGIPNKPLQCLDITATGQKLRPRHRAGKLVPIAPGINRVDWPCYTRAIEDWSRFISSAGEFKLPCLDKTVDSFSGYAVRHLKPHVTQSWRFHLNQNPSLDRYGQKPLPFDSLNTFRRFGSLYSRLNYLPPWR; encoded by the exons atggcccaaaTCGTGGACCTGGTGCCCTGGGATGACAGCTGCTCCTTCACGTACGCGTGCCCCGCCATCCTGCTCCCTGTGGAACCACAGCGCCACTCACTGGCCAGCGTGAAGCATCAGCTCTAccaccctgccctgcccagccTACGCCGCATGGACATGGACAACGTCAGGGCCTGCCTCTCGGACGAGCACTGTCAATCCAGCACCTACTGCAGCAAAG atgagtttgacaaTGCCCACTGTACCCTCCTCGGAATCCCCAACAAGCCCCTGCAGTGCTTG GACATCACAGCGACTGGCCAGAAGCTCCGCCCCAGGCACCGTGCGGGGAAGCTGGTGCCCATCGCTCCGGGTATCAACCGGGTGGACTGGCCCTGCTACACGCGCGCCATCGAGGACTGGTCCCGCTTTATATCCTCGGCTGGGGAGTTCAAGCTGCCCTGCTTAGACAAGACGG TGGACAGCTTCAGCGGCTACGCAGTTCGTCACTTGAAGCCGCATGTGACCCAGTCCTGGCGG TTCCACCTCAACCAGAACCCCAGCCTGGACCGATACGGACAGAAGCCCCTGCCTTTTGACTCCTT GAATACATTCCGGCGCTTCGGCTCCCTCTACAG TCGTCTCAACTACCTGCCCCCCTGGCGTTAA
- the ZNF319 gene encoding zinc finger protein 319 — MSESWQQPPQTQPQQPQPPQPQHHAEPPPALAEHTLPTGTAENPLGCAVYGILLQPDAGLQPPQHVPLPAAAGEPGPKCGVCGHDLTHLSSPHEHQCLAGHDRSFQCTQCLKIFHQATDLLEHQCMQAEQKPFVCGVCKMGFSLLTSLAQHHSAHSGVGGLVKCSICEKTYKPAEAVEPAASAAPSLPPPPPAPAVTATEQPDKPYSCPICQKPFKHLSELSRHERIHTGEKPYKCTLCDKSFSQSSHLVHHKRTHSAERPYKCAVCEKTFKHRSHLVRHMYAHSGEHHLFRCNVCELHFKESSELLQHPCTPSGERPFRCGECQKAFKRPSDLRQHERTHSAERPFKCDLCPMGFKQQYALMRHRRTHKAEEPLKCGLCEKGFGQPSHLLYHQQVHTLETLFKCPVCQKGFDQSAELLRHKCLPGTTERPFKCPVCSKAYKRASALQKHQLAHCSAAEKPLRCTLCERRFFSSSEFVQHRCDPAREKPLKCLDCEKRFKYASDLQRHRRVHTGEKPYKCPNCDKAFKQREHLNKHQGVHAREQQFKCVWCGERFLDVALLQEHSAQHSAAAAAAAAAAAESTYQVAACLP, encoded by the coding sequence ATGTCAGAAAGCTGGCAGCAGCCACCGCAGACACAGCCGCAACAGCCGCAGCCTCCGCAGCCGCAGCACCATGCGGAGCCGCCACCGGCCCTGGCTGAGCACACGCTGCCCACCGGCACGGCCGAGAACCCTCTGGGCTGCGCCGTCTACGGCATCCTGCTGCAGCCTGACGCGGGCCTGCAGCCCCCGCAGCATGTCCCCCTTCCGGCGGCCGCGGGTGAGCCGGGCCCCAAGTGCGGGGTGTGCGGGCACGACCTGACGCACCTGTCCAGCCCGCACGAGCACCAGTGCCTGGCGGGCCACGACCGCTCGTTTCAGTGCACGCAGTGTCTCAAGATCTTCCACCAGGCCACCGACCTGCTGGAGCACCAGTGCATGCAGGCTGAGCAGAAGCCTTTTGTGTGCGGCGTCTGCAAGATGGGCTTCTCCCTGCTCACCTCGCTGGCTCAGCACCACAGCGCGCACAGTGGGGTCGGGGGTCTGGTGAAATGCTCCATCTGCGAGAAGACCTACAAGCCCGCCGAGGCGGTGGAGCCGGCCGCCTCCGCCGCGCCCTCGCTGCCCccgccacccccagcccccgccgTCACAGCCACCGAGCAGCCCGACAAACCCTACAGCTGCCCCATCTGCCAGAAGCCCTTCAAGCACCTGTCGGAGCTCTCACGGCACGAGCGCATCCACACGGGTGAGAAGCCGTACAAGTGCACGCTGTGCGACAAGAGCTTTAGCCAGTCGTCGCACCTGGTGCACCACAAGCGCACGCACAGCGCGGAGCGGCCCTACAAGTGCGCGGTCTGCGAGAAGACCTTCAAGCACCGCTCGCACCTGGTGCGCCACATGTACGCCCACTCGGGCGAGCACCACCTGTTCCGCTGCAACGTGTGCGAGCTGCACTTCAAGGAGTCGTCGGAGCTACTGCAGCACCCGTGCACGCCCAGCGGGGAGCGGCCCTTCCGCTGCGGCGAGTGCCAGAAGGCCTTCAAGCGCCCTTCGGACCTGCGGCAGCACGAGCGCACGCACAGCGCCGAGCGGCCCTTCAAGTGCGACCTGTGCCCCATGGGCTTCAAGCAGCAGTACGCGCTGATGCGCCACCGGCGCACGCACAAGGCCGAGGAGCCCCTCAAGTGTGGCCTGTGCGAGAAGGGCTTCGGGCAGCCCAGCCACCTGCTCTACCACCAGCAAGTGCACACCCTTGAGACCCTCTTCAAGTGCCCCGTGTGCCAGAAGGGCTTCGACCAGTCGGCTGAGCTGCTGCGCCACAAGTGCCTGCCGGGCACGACCGAGCGGCCCTTCAAGTGCCCCGTGTGCAGCAAGGCCTACAAGCGGGCCTCGGCCCTGCAGAAGCACCAGCTGGCGCACTGCTCGGCCGCCGAGAAGCCGCTGCGCTGCACCCTGTGCGAGCGgcgcttcttctcctcctccgagTTCGTGCAGCACCGCTGCGACCCGGCCCGCGAGAAGCCGCTCAAGTGCCTGGACTGCGAGAAGCGCTTCAAGTACGCGTCCGACCTGCAGCGGCATCGGCGGGTGCACACGGGGGAGAAGCCCTACAAATGCCCCAACTGCGACAAAGCCTTCAAGCAGCGCGAGCATCTCAACAAGCACCAGGGCGTGCACGCGAGGGAGCAGCAGTTCAAGTGCGTGTGGTGCGGCGAGCGCTTCCTGGATGTGGCACTCCTGCAGGAGCATAGCGCGCAGCACagcgcggccgccgccgccgccgccgccgccgcggccgaGAGCACATACCAGGTGGCCGCCTGCCTGCCCTGA